A genomic stretch from Streptomyces venezuelae ATCC 10712 includes:
- a CDS encoding MFS transporter — protein sequence MRKWWPLAAICLGTLMLLLDVTIVTVALPAMAMDLGTTLSDLEWVVDAYALALASLLLAVGSHADRIGRRKVYLVGLIVFTAASVACAVAPNAGVLIGARAVQGVGAAGMFGTTIALLGMHYKGRDRAVAFAVWGATNSVAAAAGPVVGGLLTQYLDWRWIFLVNLPVCLAAVVMTLRSVREARGRGRRRADVLGTVAFTVASGTLTFGLIRAHSEGWTTPLTLGLFTTAAVALALFVAAETRHEHPVLDLSLFRRPSFTGIMISALFLQGAAFAYLLYESLWMQSVLGYEPVEAGLYILPMCAAAFLASVLAGRFGPWQPRAAIAGGLALIALGSGMQATLDAGSSGSSLVAGLVVAGLGVGLVTPGLPAAALATVPPERGGMVGGAVNTFRQLGFALGIAVFGFIFQSRIEGVLKTDGRIPDPHEAAAVLSGGQARSFVAGWPEDERAEMTHLVREAFTSGLNTVLVVAAALGAAASLITVALVRVPKADARQQPEAGAIPGGQEPRADAAL from the coding sequence ATGCGCAAGTGGTGGCCCTTGGCCGCGATCTGTCTGGGCACGTTGATGCTCCTGCTGGACGTCACGATCGTGACCGTGGCGCTGCCCGCCATGGCCATGGATCTCGGCACCACGCTCTCCGACCTCGAATGGGTCGTCGACGCGTACGCACTGGCCTTGGCGTCGCTGCTGCTCGCTGTCGGTTCCCACGCCGACCGGATCGGCCGCAGGAAGGTGTACCTGGTCGGGCTGATCGTCTTCACCGCGGCATCGGTGGCGTGCGCGGTCGCCCCGAACGCGGGTGTGCTGATCGGCGCCCGCGCGGTACAAGGAGTGGGCGCCGCCGGGATGTTCGGTACGACGATCGCCCTGCTCGGCATGCACTACAAGGGCCGGGATCGGGCTGTGGCCTTCGCCGTGTGGGGCGCCACGAACTCGGTCGCCGCAGCGGCAGGCCCGGTGGTCGGCGGACTCCTCACCCAGTACCTGGACTGGCGGTGGATCTTCCTCGTCAACCTGCCCGTCTGTCTGGCCGCGGTCGTGATGACCCTGCGCTCCGTACGAGAGGCCAGGGGCCGGGGCCGCCGGCGTGCGGACGTCCTCGGGACCGTCGCCTTCACGGTGGCGAGCGGCACCCTCACGTTCGGGCTGATCCGTGCCCATTCCGAGGGCTGGACGACTCCCCTCACCCTCGGCCTGTTCACCACCGCGGCCGTCGCCCTCGCCCTGTTCGTCGCGGCCGAGACGCGGCACGAGCACCCCGTGCTCGACCTGTCCCTGTTCCGCAGACCGTCGTTCACCGGCATCATGATCAGCGCCCTGTTCCTGCAAGGAGCCGCGTTCGCCTACCTGTTGTACGAGTCCTTGTGGATGCAGTCCGTCCTGGGGTACGAGCCTGTCGAAGCAGGCCTCTACATCCTGCCCATGTGTGCCGCCGCGTTCCTCGCGTCCGTGCTCGCGGGCCGCTTCGGCCCCTGGCAGCCACGGGCGGCCATCGCGGGAGGGCTGGCACTCATCGCGCTCGGCTCCGGCATGCAGGCCACCCTCGACGCCGGATCCTCGGGCAGCAGCCTCGTGGCGGGGCTCGTCGTCGCCGGCCTGGGCGTCGGGCTCGTGACACCCGGTCTGCCGGCGGCTGCCCTGGCCACGGTGCCGCCGGAGCGCGGGGGCATGGTCGGCGGTGCGGTCAACACCTTCCGCCAGTTGGGCTTCGCCTTGGGGATCGCCGTGTTCGGCTTCATCTTCCAGTCGCGGATCGAGGGCGTGCTGAAGACCGACGGCCGCATCCCCGACCCGCACGAGGCGGCCGCCGTTCTGAGCGGCGGACAAGCCCGGTCGTTCGTCGCCGGCTGGCCGGAGGACGAGCGCGCCGAGATGACGCACCTGGTGCGCGAGGCGTTCACGTCCGGCCTGAACACGGTGCTGGTCGTGGCGGCGGCCCTGGGGGCGGCGGCCTCACTGATCACGGTCGCGCTGGTACGCGTCCCCAAGGCCGACGCCCGACAGCAGCCGGAAGCGGGCGCGATCCCGGGCGGACAGGAGCCGCGAGCGGACGCCGCCCTGTAG
- a CDS encoding Gfo/Idh/MocA family oxidoreductase, translating to MLKNRTVVVGLGATGRAIASSLLRRADVEIVGAADRDPRVVGQDLGVLLAGAANGVVVVSDPAELPAADLAIVATVSDLHRAADVLLPLLERSYNVLSICEELAHPWRSHPDLARRLDDTAKAHGVTVLGGGANPGVLMDTLPLLLTALTQRVESVRIRRRTNMARYGAILSKFGLGLTLREFATARSRGEVVGHHGFEQAIGALAAGLGWDLDSVDVGEVEPAVVTTSPRVGDHMRIEPGQIAAVTHAARGVLKGEVVIDLEITFGFFDPADEVAAGDDYRIVGEEQVVDLRSSVGFDSFLSTVAAAVNASTAVVEARPGLLSMGDLPARSVAAKGERRAGRTPLGATTSQD from the coding sequence ATGTTGAAGAATCGGACTGTCGTGGTGGGGCTCGGTGCCACTGGCCGGGCCATCGCCTCTTCCTTGCTGCGACGCGCGGACGTGGAGATCGTGGGAGCGGCGGACCGGGACCCCCGCGTGGTCGGTCAAGACCTCGGAGTGCTCCTCGCCGGCGCCGCGAACGGTGTCGTCGTCGTGAGCGACCCGGCCGAGCTGCCCGCCGCCGACCTCGCGATCGTGGCGACCGTCTCGGACCTGCACAGGGCGGCCGACGTCCTGCTGCCGCTGCTGGAGCGTTCGTACAACGTCCTGAGCATCTGCGAAGAGCTGGCCCATCCATGGCGGAGCCACCCCGATCTGGCCCGGCGGCTCGACGACACGGCGAAGGCGCACGGCGTGACCGTCCTGGGCGGCGGGGCGAACCCGGGCGTCCTGATGGACACCCTCCCTCTCCTCCTGACCGCACTGACCCAGCGCGTGGAGAGCGTGCGGATCCGCCGACGGACGAACATGGCACGCTACGGCGCGATCCTGTCGAAGTTCGGCCTCGGTCTGACCCTCCGCGAGTTCGCGACGGCTCGCAGCCGGGGCGAGGTCGTCGGGCACCACGGCTTCGAGCAGGCCATCGGGGCGCTCGCGGCCGGGCTCGGATGGGATCTCGACTCGGTGGACGTGGGAGAGGTCGAACCCGCCGTCGTGACGACTTCGCCGCGCGTCGGGGACCACATGCGTATCGAACCGGGGCAGATCGCGGCGGTCACGCACGCCGCCCGCGGCGTGCTCAAGGGCGAGGTGGTGATCGATCTGGAGATCACGTTCGGGTTCTTCGACCCGGCCGACGAGGTGGCCGCGGGCGACGACTACCGGATCGTCGGAGAGGAGCAGGTCGTCGATCTCCGTTCCTCCGTGGGCTTCGACTCCTTCCTCAGCACCGTCGCGGCGGCGGTCAACGCCTCCACCGCGGTCGTCGAGGCGCGTCCCGGTCTCCTGTCGATGGGTGACCTGCCCGCCCGTTCGGTCGCGGCCAAGGGAGAGCGGCGAGCGGGCCGGACCCCGCTCGGGGCCACGACTTCTCAGGACTGA
- a CDS encoding alpha/beta fold hydrolase, with protein sequence MPETSAVESADQYATLPSGMTICFRDHGDKDDPAMLLIAGLGEDLTFWTDSFVDSLVARGFRVVAIDNRDVGQSTFVAAPPPGTWRQIAARPRGDAYALADMAQDAVGVLDHLGIARVHLVGRSMGGMIAQTIAATEPERALSLTSVYSTTGARKVGQPALSTIRLLAAPPAKNRTAAVCAHLRLTRHVAGVGHPIDDAAEAAIAARGWDRSAGDPAAGTARQIQAIQRSGDRTAQLSGITAPTLVIHGDRDLLVHPSGGAATVRAIRSARHVVIPGMGHHLPESLVGPVTTHISQHANRVGGGGNHVRIP encoded by the coding sequence GTGCCTGAGACGAGCGCCGTCGAGAGCGCCGACCAGTACGCGACCCTGCCGTCCGGGATGACGATCTGCTTCCGGGACCACGGCGACAAGGACGACCCCGCGATGCTGCTCATCGCGGGACTGGGCGAAGACCTCACCTTCTGGACGGACTCGTTCGTCGACTCCCTCGTCGCCCGCGGTTTCCGGGTCGTCGCGATCGACAACCGTGACGTCGGCCAGTCGACGTTCGTCGCCGCGCCCCCGCCCGGGACCTGGCGTCAGATCGCCGCGCGTCCGCGCGGCGACGCGTACGCGCTGGCCGACATGGCCCAGGACGCCGTCGGTGTGCTCGACCATCTCGGGATCGCGCGGGTCCACCTGGTCGGGCGGTCGATGGGCGGGATGATCGCGCAGACGATCGCGGCCACGGAACCCGAGCGGGCCCTGTCCCTGACCTCCGTCTACTCCACCACCGGGGCGCGCAAGGTCGGTCAGCCGGCCCTGTCGACGATCCGGCTCCTCGCCGCCCCGCCGGCGAAGAACAGAACCGCGGCGGTCTGTGCCCACCTGCGGCTCACCCGGCACGTCGCCGGAGTGGGCCATCCCATCGACGACGCGGCCGAGGCGGCCATCGCGGCGCGCGGCTGGGACCGGAGCGCCGGCGATCCGGCGGCCGGCACGGCGCGCCAGATCCAGGCGATCCAGCGCTCCGGCGACCGGACGGCGCAGCTGAGCGGGATCACGGCCCCGACGCTGGTCATCCACGGCGACCGGGACCTGCTGGTGCATCCGAGCGGCGGCGCCGCGACCGTACGGGCGATCCGCTCGGCCCGGCACGTGGTGATTCCCGGCATGGGCCATCACCTTCCCGAGTCCCTCGTCGGCCCTGTCACGACCCACATCTCGCAGCACGCGAACCGCGTGGGCGGAGGAGGAAACCATGTCCGGATCCCGTGA
- a CDS encoding NAD(P)/FAD-dependent oxidoreductase: MRTDSTKYTSFTGWIDPPDDVRPALDGDLTCGIAVIGGGMGGMAAALRLAERDQDVVLLEAEFCGYGSASRNGGQIAGAPGGDLRMLSLQSPKKMPVMAKLAEHAGRYVEDLIKTHDIDCDYVANGLVWGAVSPLMMLRVRTQAAILRAFGGGGTVGSREELGLPAGFVGGMRESIGGMLNPGKLARGVRRALLGSSAKVFERTRVSDVRRTGGIVEITTPHGTVRADKVLLATSVYGGEWDITPKNLATPLYVIEIESEPIAPERLAALDWTSRSGIITQHQLMTHYRLTERNTIVCGVRTAQRGRTYPLPDRVPDPGVVRDMGKDLANRFPSLSDVAIERAWGGWIGISPDWLSVAGQVGDNVFYAMACNGHGLCQVPYVTHQLADYIVDGEMPEDLAGIWSDASKYSPSMSLLLQPFVLRAVWGLDRFNDFFNGSRTRARRALRRGRRGGS; this comes from the coding sequence ATGAGGACCGACAGCACGAAGTACACCAGCTTCACCGGCTGGATCGACCCGCCGGACGACGTGCGGCCCGCCCTGGACGGTGATCTCACCTGCGGCATCGCCGTCATCGGCGGCGGCATGGGTGGCATGGCGGCTGCCCTCCGCCTCGCGGAGCGCGACCAGGACGTGGTCCTGCTGGAGGCCGAGTTCTGCGGCTACGGCTCGGCCTCGCGCAACGGCGGTCAGATCGCCGGGGCGCCGGGTGGCGACCTGCGGATGCTCAGCCTCCAGTCCCCGAAGAAGATGCCGGTCATGGCCAAACTGGCGGAGCATGCGGGCCGCTATGTGGAAGACCTCATCAAGACGCACGACATCGACTGCGACTACGTGGCGAACGGCCTGGTGTGGGGTGCGGTCTCACCCCTCATGATGCTCAGGGTGCGGACGCAGGCGGCGATCCTGCGCGCCTTCGGTGGGGGCGGGACCGTCGGCAGCAGGGAGGAGCTCGGCCTCCCCGCCGGCTTCGTGGGCGGGATGCGGGAATCCATCGGCGGGATGCTGAACCCGGGCAAGCTCGCCCGCGGTGTGCGTCGCGCACTGCTCGGCTCCTCGGCCAAGGTCTTCGAGCGGACACGGGTGAGCGATGTCCGGCGCACCGGCGGCATCGTCGAGATCACGACACCGCACGGCACCGTGCGGGCCGACAAGGTCCTGCTCGCGACCAGCGTCTACGGCGGCGAGTGGGACATCACGCCCAAGAACCTCGCGACGCCGCTGTACGTCATCGAGATCGAGTCGGAACCCATCGCGCCGGAGCGGCTCGCCGCGCTGGACTGGACCAGTCGGTCCGGCATCATCACCCAGCACCAGTTGATGACCCACTACCGGCTCACCGAGCGCAACACCATCGTCTGCGGGGTGCGCACAGCACAGCGGGGCCGGACCTACCCGCTCCCGGACCGGGTCCCGGACCCCGGTGTCGTACGGGACATGGGGAAGGATCTGGCCAACCGGTTCCCGTCGCTGTCCGACGTGGCCATCGAACGGGCCTGGGGCGGTTGGATCGGCATCAGCCCGGACTGGCTGTCGGTCGCCGGGCAGGTGGGCGACAACGTCTTCTACGCGATGGCCTGCAACGGCCACGGTCTCTGCCAGGTGCCGTACGTGACCCATCAGCTCGCCGACTACATCGTCGACGGCGAGATGCCGGAGGACCTCGCCGGCATCTGGTCGGACGCCTCGAAGTACTCGCCGTCGATGTCGCTGCTGCTGCAGCCGTTCGTCCTCCGAGCCGTCTGGGGGCTGGACCGGTTCAACGACTTCTTCAACGGCAGCAGGACACGGGCCCGGCGGGCGCTCCGCCGTGGCAGGCGCGGGGGTTCCTGA
- a CDS encoding class F sortase → MFTQDETGAPRPASSRAVSDPAAGASAAPRTPHGASPKAEPRSDLAMPRAIPTRLRIAKIGVDAPFTGLKIGPSGALDPPPADDTNLVGWHAAGIAPGQRGTALIAGHLDTVTAPAVFARLGELEAGDSFEVARADGTTAVFLIDSVESFRKDDFPNQRVYDDTPDALVRLITCAGPYDRAAKDYTGNLVVFAHLQPR, encoded by the coding sequence ATGTTCACTCAGGACGAGACCGGTGCCCCCCGCCCCGCATCCTCCAGGGCCGTGTCGGACCCGGCGGCCGGCGCCTCGGCAGCCCCCCGCACACCCCACGGGGCCTCGCCGAAAGCTGAACCCAGGTCCGATCTCGCGATGCCCAGAGCGATCCCCACCCGTCTGAGGATCGCCAAGATCGGTGTCGACGCCCCGTTCACCGGCCTGAAGATCGGGCCTTCCGGAGCTTTGGACCCGCCGCCGGCCGACGACACCAATCTCGTCGGATGGCACGCCGCCGGTATTGCTCCCGGCCAGCGGGGAACCGCGCTCATCGCCGGACATCTGGACACGGTCACCGCACCGGCCGTCTTTGCCCGGCTCGGCGAACTCGAGGCCGGGGACTCCTTCGAGGTCGCGCGTGCCGACGGCACCACCGCGGTCTTCCTCATCGACTCCGTGGAAAGCTTCCGCAAGGACGACTTCCCGAACCAGCGCGTCTACGACGACACCCCCGACGCCCTCGTCCGGCTCATCACCTGCGCAGGCCCCTATGACCGCGCAGCCAAGGACTACACCGGGAACCTCGTCGTCTTCGCCCACCTGCAACCCAGGTGA
- a CDS encoding helix-turn-helix domain-containing protein produces the protein MSIGDGGTAGGAERGAAALEASTGARLRKFRLDRGLSLTEVAHRAEVTKGFLSQLERGLTSVSVPTLLRVCEVLRIGVGELFAYPDEHVVDGGSRIGMGGEGVAEYLLTPAGTTAFQVFRSVIEPGGGTGGPYRLDTATIFAMGLSGSTRLIVGGETRMLSAGASTSFSGQTLHQFDNPGTTVSEVLWVLSPPLPRAARGPA, from the coding sequence ATGTCCATCGGTGACGGCGGGACAGCAGGCGGAGCGGAACGGGGCGCCGCCGCCCTCGAAGCGTCCACCGGCGCGCGACTGCGGAAGTTCAGGCTCGACCGCGGCTTGTCGTTGACGGAGGTCGCGCACCGGGCCGAGGTCACCAAGGGCTTTCTGAGCCAGTTGGAGCGTGGGCTCACCAGCGTGTCCGTCCCGACGTTGCTGCGCGTCTGCGAGGTGCTGCGGATCGGGGTCGGGGAGCTGTTCGCGTACCCCGACGAGCACGTCGTGGACGGCGGAAGCCGGATCGGCATGGGCGGTGAGGGCGTGGCCGAGTACCTGCTCACGCCCGCCGGCACCACGGCGTTCCAGGTCTTCCGTTCCGTGATCGAGCCCGGCGGGGGGACCGGAGGCCCCTATCGGCTCGACACCGCCACGATCTTCGCGATGGGGCTGAGCGGCTCGACCCGTCTGATCGTCGGGGGTGAGACCCGGATGCTGTCGGCAGGGGCGTCCACCTCGTTCTCCGGGCAGACGCTCCACCAGTTCGACAATCCGGGTACGACGGTGAGCGAGGTCCTCTGGGTCCTGTCCCCTCCCCTGCCGCGCGCCGCGCGAGGGCCCGCCTAG
- a CDS encoding flavin-containing monooxygenase — protein sequence MTAEVLDAVEEFDVVIVGAGISGIGAATYVSRELPDKSLAVLEARDDIGGTWDLFRYPGIRSDSDLHTFGYAFKPWRHEAAIADAPLIKGYLQETVEENGLERVLRLGHRVVRAEWSTADSRWTLTVQTSDPATGAARTKTIYAGWVFAATGYYRYDEGFSPEFRGRDDFEGRIVHPQHWPEDLDYSGKKVVVIGSGATAITLVPAMTTGAGAARHVTMLQRTPTYVMPLPRVDKIALALTKLLGEERGYAVTRFKNIWTEHAIVRGLRTFPRAGRALIRRENIKRLPKGFDVDKHFNPPYDPWDQRLCAAPDGDFFDAIKEGRASVVTDAVARFSKRGIVLASGEELEADVIVTATGLNLRLFDGMPIVVDGRQIDIADTLCYRGMLLSGIPNWAMAIGYTTSSWTLKVSLMCRYFIDLVRHMDARGYDTVVPVAPPGTNRRPVMDLQAGYAKRGEKLLPKQGPEKPWRMAMSYPEDARALRGPVADENLRFGARRAAAPAPGGRRATRA from the coding sequence ATGACAGCTGAGGTGTTGGACGCCGTCGAGGAGTTCGACGTGGTGATCGTCGGAGCAGGGATCTCCGGGATCGGCGCGGCCACCTATGTCAGCCGGGAGCTGCCCGACAAGTCGCTCGCCGTACTGGAAGCGCGCGATGACATCGGAGGCACTTGGGACCTGTTCCGCTATCCCGGCATCCGCTCCGACTCCGACCTCCACACGTTCGGATACGCGTTCAAGCCCTGGCGCCACGAAGCCGCGATCGCCGACGCTCCCCTCATCAAGGGGTACCTCCAGGAGACCGTCGAGGAGAACGGCCTGGAGCGCGTCCTCAGGCTCGGCCACCGGGTCGTCCGCGCGGAGTGGTCCACGGCGGACTCACGGTGGACCCTCACCGTCCAGACGTCGGACCCCGCCACGGGAGCGGCCCGGACCAAGACGATCTACGCGGGATGGGTCTTCGCCGCCACCGGCTACTACCGGTACGACGAAGGATTCTCCCCGGAGTTCCGGGGGCGGGACGACTTCGAGGGCCGGATCGTCCATCCGCAGCACTGGCCGGAGGACCTCGACTACAGCGGCAAGAAGGTCGTCGTCATCGGCAGCGGCGCCACCGCGATCACCCTGGTGCCGGCCATGACCACCGGGGCGGGCGCCGCCCGGCACGTGACGATGCTGCAGCGCACCCCCACCTACGTCATGCCGCTCCCCCGCGTCGACAAGATCGCCCTGGCGCTCACGAAGCTGCTCGGAGAAGAGCGCGGGTACGCCGTGACGCGGTTCAAGAACATCTGGACCGAGCACGCCATCGTGAGGGGTCTGCGGACCTTCCCCAGGGCCGGACGCGCACTGATCCGGCGCGAGAACATCAAGCGCCTGCCCAAGGGATTCGACGTCGACAAGCACTTCAACCCGCCGTACGACCCCTGGGACCAGCGGCTGTGCGCGGCACCGGACGGCGACTTCTTCGACGCGATCAAGGAAGGCAGGGCCTCCGTCGTCACCGACGCCGTGGCGAGGTTCAGCAAGCGCGGGATCGTCCTGGCGTCCGGCGAGGAACTGGAAGCCGACGTCATCGTCACCGCGACGGGGCTGAACCTGCGGCTCTTCGACGGCATGCCCATCGTGGTCGACGGGCGCCAGATCGACATCGCCGACACGCTCTGTTACCGCGGCATGCTGCTGAGCGGCATCCCGAACTGGGCGATGGCGATCGGCTACACCACCTCGTCCTGGACGCTCAAGGTGAGCCTGATGTGCCGTTACTTCATCGACCTGGTCAGGCACATGGACGCCCGCGGATACGACACGGTGGTTCCGGTCGCACCGCCGGGAACGAACCGCAGGCCCGTCATGGACCTCCAGGCGGGGTACGCCAAGCGCGGCGAGAAGCTCCTGCCCAAGCAGGGCCCCGAGAAGCCCTGGCGGATGGCGATGTCCTACCCCGAGGACGCCAGGGCGCTGCGCGGCCCCGTGGCCGACGAGAACCTCCGGTTCGGCGCCCGACGGGCGGCCGCGCCGGCACCCGGCGGGAGGCGAGCCACCCGTGCCTGA
- a CDS encoding PucR family transcriptional regulator, translating to MEELWPPPSREVADAIRSLCQRLLTETDAWVDAFARPSLVAQNDPALLADASLVEEDRALNRSDLVQWLTANIQQPGRRVEPYVSPRTTAYINDLVSRGIAPDFAGAWRVALGIGWRRWLKECVADFADPDLLVGVLDVTAQSMVQYALDSVAALRQAGLAAAMGNTDAEGIALIQLIASGAPMAEDLAEGRLRYRMARWHVGLVLWVDDPQRAGALDEAIAAVRSSAGGRSALVARASATSRWIWLSGETVPDLHHVAKDLAATDEVRAAVGRPGRGLEGFRSSHQDALAAQALVIRLGSERRFTAYADVELIDALTKDRAGARRFVISTLGPLVEADTALRQALLTYVQCGFSTTRAAADLYAHRNTVERRVSRANELSAVKVEDNPTHVAAALLVLDIAPDIVTTAPN from the coding sequence ATGGAAGAGCTGTGGCCCCCGCCCTCGCGTGAGGTCGCCGATGCGATCAGGTCACTGTGCCAGCGCCTGCTGACGGAAACGGACGCCTGGGTCGACGCCTTCGCAAGGCCCTCTCTCGTCGCCCAGAACGATCCTGCTCTCCTCGCGGACGCATCGCTGGTCGAGGAGGACCGCGCGCTCAACCGCTCTGACCTTGTTCAATGGCTGACCGCGAACATTCAGCAACCGGGACGAAGGGTGGAGCCCTACGTCAGCCCGAGGACCACGGCGTACATCAACGACCTCGTCTCCCGCGGCATCGCGCCCGACTTCGCCGGTGCCTGGCGCGTGGCCCTGGGGATCGGCTGGCGGCGATGGCTGAAGGAATGCGTGGCGGACTTCGCGGACCCCGACCTCCTCGTGGGCGTCCTGGACGTGACGGCGCAGTCGATGGTGCAGTACGCCCTCGACTCCGTCGCGGCCCTGCGGCAAGCCGGCCTCGCCGCGGCCATGGGGAACACGGATGCCGAGGGGATCGCGCTGATCCAGCTGATCGCCAGTGGGGCACCGATGGCGGAGGACCTCGCCGAAGGGCGCCTGCGCTACCGGATGGCGCGGTGGCACGTGGGTCTCGTCCTCTGGGTCGACGACCCCCAGCGGGCCGGTGCCCTGGACGAGGCGATCGCCGCCGTGCGCTCCTCCGCCGGCGGCCGGAGCGCCCTGGTGGCGCGCGCCAGCGCCACGTCGCGGTGGATCTGGCTCTCGGGGGAGACCGTCCCGGACCTTCACCACGTGGCGAAGGACCTCGCGGCGACCGACGAGGTCCGCGCGGCGGTGGGAAGGCCGGGACGCGGACTCGAAGGATTCCGCTCCAGCCACCAGGACGCCCTGGCGGCGCAGGCGCTGGTGATCCGGCTGGGGTCCGAACGGCGGTTCACCGCCTACGCCGACGTCGAGCTGATCGACGCGCTCACGAAGGACCGGGCCGGCGCGCGTCGGTTCGTCATCAGCACCCTCGGGCCGTTGGTCGAAGCCGACACGGCCCTGCGGCAGGCACTGCTCACCTACGTGCAGTGCGGCTTCAGCACCACCCGGGCGGCCGCCGACCTCTACGCGCACCGCAACACCGTCGAACGACGCGTCTCCCGCGCCAACGAGCTCTCGGCCGTCAAGGTGGAGGACAACCCGACCCATGTGGCGGCGGCGCTCCTGGTCCTGGACATCGCCCCTGACATCGTGACGACCGCCCCGAACTGA
- a CDS encoding APC family permease, with amino-acid sequence MTDPSKTGHAEAADGEAGSGNPLHRGLGVSQIVFMVVAAAAPLGLVAGGVPLAFAVSGSPGMPLYFALSTVLLLIFAVGFTLMAGRVRNAGAFYAYVQAGLGRIPGLSASTLALFSYTLLLVGVNAYVGVATSNVIERYAEVGSPWWAWALVSLGVIAFLGYRDIELSAKVLGAVLVLESLLLLVLDLGIVGHGGAHGLTAEPVSPSIVGTGSLGLGVMFALFGFIGFEATAVFRNEAKDPDVTVPRATYVAILVIGVFYSFTVWAIVVGAGVDAVVGAAQADPEGLVLTLTRSYVGSVWADAMQLLLITSQFACVLAFHNVVTRYQFALARAGALPAPLGVVHPRHRAPSASSAVASAVAFVTTVVVAALGLDPIGDLYAWFSGAATLGIVLLMAATSLAIIGFFRRADERQSVWRTVVAPAVAFLGLACVVCLMVANFPLLVGTPTGAWVIGGLVALSAVAGAVQALVLRARRPAVYERL; translated from the coding sequence ATGACCGACCCCTCCAAGACAGGGCACGCCGAAGCAGCCGACGGTGAAGCGGGATCGGGGAATCCGCTCCACCGTGGGCTCGGCGTGTCGCAGATCGTGTTCATGGTCGTCGCCGCGGCGGCACCGCTCGGGCTCGTGGCCGGCGGGGTGCCGCTCGCCTTCGCCGTGAGCGGCAGCCCGGGGATGCCGCTGTACTTCGCGCTGTCCACCGTGCTGCTGCTGATCTTCGCGGTCGGTTTCACCCTGATGGCCGGACGGGTACGCAACGCGGGCGCCTTCTACGCCTACGTCCAGGCGGGGCTCGGCCGCATACCCGGTCTCTCGGCCTCGACCCTCGCGCTCTTCTCCTACACGCTGCTTCTCGTCGGGGTGAACGCCTACGTGGGCGTCGCGACGAGCAACGTCATCGAGCGGTACGCCGAGGTCGGCTCCCCGTGGTGGGCGTGGGCGCTCGTCTCGCTGGGCGTCATCGCCTTCCTCGGCTACCGCGACATCGAACTGAGCGCCAAAGTGCTCGGTGCCGTGCTGGTGCTGGAATCCCTGCTGCTCCTGGTCCTGGACCTCGGCATCGTGGGCCACGGCGGCGCCCACGGCCTGACGGCCGAGCCGGTGTCGCCCTCGATCGTGGGCACCGGCTCCCTGGGCCTCGGCGTCATGTTCGCCCTCTTCGGGTTCATCGGCTTCGAGGCGACGGCGGTGTTCCGCAACGAGGCGAAGGACCCCGACGTCACGGTCCCGCGGGCGACATACGTCGCGATCCTGGTGATCGGTGTCTTCTACTCGTTCACCGTGTGGGCGATCGTGGTGGGTGCGGGCGTCGACGCCGTGGTCGGAGCCGCGCAGGCCGACCCCGAGGGTCTGGTCCTCACGCTGACGCGGAGCTACGTCGGGTCCGTCTGGGCCGACGCCATGCAACTCCTCCTGATCACCAGCCAGTTCGCCTGCGTACTGGCCTTCCACAACGTCGTGACGCGCTACCAGTTCGCCCTGGCCCGGGCCGGCGCGCTTCCGGCGCCGCTGGGCGTCGTCCACCCCCGGCACCGCGCGCCGTCGGCGTCCTCGGCCGTCGCCTCGGCGGTCGCGTTCGTCACCACGGTCGTCGTCGCGGCGCTCGGCCTCGACCCGATCGGGGACCTCTACGCGTGGTTCTCCGGCGCCGCCACCCTCGGCATCGTCCTGCTGATGGCGGCCACCAGCCTCGCGATCATCGGCTTCTTCCGGCGCGCCGACGAACGGCAGTCGGTGTGGCGGACGGTCGTGGCCCCGGCCGTCGCCTTCCTCGGCCTGGCTTGTGTGGTCTGCCTGATGGTCGCCAACTTCCCGCTCCTCGTCGGCACCCCCACGGGCGCCTGGGTGATCGGCGGCCTCGTCGCCCTCTCGGCCGTGGCCGGCGCGGTGCAGGCCCTCGTCCTGCGAGCGCGCCGACCGGCCGTCTACGAGCGACTCTGA